TCACCAGCAAACACCCGTTTTGCTCTCGTTCATCCCCCAGTGCCAGCCACGCGGAAATCAACTCCGGCCTGGGGTAATGCCAGTAGCGAATATCTCGATGCCAGCCCGTTTCACTGCTGAAACGCGGCTGTTTGGTCATCATGCAGTTATGGTGCGCCTGAACCAGCAGCGCATCTGTGCCGAGCAATTGCCGGATCGGCTCTGCCACCACTTCGCCTATGGCCCACTCTGCAAAAAGGTGATGCCGCTGATATGCCTGCAATAGGCGTCGGGCGGTTCTCCCACCCTCAACGTCCAATGAAGCGGGTGCACCCGGATAATGCGTCTCTGCTTCAAATTCGATGGGCATCACTTCTTGCGCCAACTCAGATTTGGCCAGCTCGACCATGGCCTGACATATCGCTGGTGACGCAGCCGCGTTCAGCACCAAGTAACCTTGTGTTGTGAATTCACTCAACTGCTGCGTAGTCAGCATCTCCAGCGCGCTCCCGTACATCGTTGTTTTTTGTTTCAGACTTGGTGAGGCATTTCAGTGAATCCCGTCCCACCTCACCGACAAGACCCTGGGTCATTTCAAACAAGTGGATCTTAGGCCGTTGTTTGATTTGGCGTGCCCACTCCAAATTCATGAAGCCCGTATAGTGAGCGACGCTCAATCGCGCCGCCTCAGATAACGTGCATCATCAAAAGTAACAGTCCACTGTGGGTAGTAAACCACGATCAAAGTCATCGCAATGCCAGTCGTAAATGCCTCTGCCCACCCCAACAAAACAAAATACAACATCGTTTCGCCAAAACGAAGGCCTGACGGCTCAATACCCAGCACTTGATACAAAGATGCTGTCACCAACCCGACCATCAACATGGACAATGCCGCACCGACAAAGGCATTGATGAAGATATACACGAAATAGTGAGCAGGGAGCCGCTGGCTGAATACAAGGAGCAGCTGACTGATGCAGACTGGCAGAACTGCCAATAGCAGCCAATGCAGACCCAAACAACCCCAATCCAACACACCCAAAGCACCCAGCGCCAAGATCACGATCAGCAATCCCAGCATCGCGAACCATGGGCCAACCATCAAAGTCAGGGCAGTGGCGCCCAGCAAATGCAGCGATAAGCCATCTTGTATGACAGCGCGAAGCACCCAAAGCATGGCCACTATGATACTACCCCCGAGCCAGGCATTGACTTTGGCACCCTCTCCCAGCACCCCCCAGGGCGCGGATCGATACGCTTTGACCAATACTGCGATTGCCAGCAGATTGATCAGCATCAAGTAGTCTGAGTGGAATGACAGGGCAGAGAAATGCATGGATTGATAGCGGATAAGATGGCAGAGATTACCATATTCAGGCGCTGATCGATTCCAGTCGCCTATCGTGGAAGTAAAAAAAACGGCATGGAAACCATGCCGTTTTTTCGCCAGACAGGCCGCAGATTGATCAATGTATCTTCATACCTTGACCAAACCGACACTCATTAAGATTCAGAGTCGACGCGCTCACGCAATTCTTTGCCTGCTTTAAAGTGAGGTACATATTTTTCAGGTACCTGAACCTTATCACCAGACTTGGGATTGCGGCCAACACGTGGCGGGCGGTAGTTCAAATCGAAACTACCAAAACCACGAATCTCGATACGCTGTCCACTAGCCAGCCCGGTCGCCATTGCATCAAGAATAGCCTTCACAGCCAATTCTGCATCTTTGACAACCAATTGTGGGTAGCGAGCAGCCAGTCTCGCAATCAGCTCCGACTTCGTCATGTTGCCTCTTACTCTGCAGACTTGTTGTCCAACTTAGCCTTCAACAACGCGCCCAGGTTGGTTGTACCTGCGCTGGCATCAGATTGAATGGAGCGCATCGCTTCATTCTCGTCGGCCATGTCCTTCGCTTTGATGGACAGGTTGATGCTACGATTCTTGCGATCGATGTTGATGATCATGGCTTCAACTTCGTCGCCTTCCTTCAACATGGCAGCAATGTTTTCAACGCGGTCACGAGAAACCTCTGTTGCGCGCAGGTAGCCCTCAACATCATCAGCCAGCAATACGGTTGCGCCCTTGGCATCGATTGCCTTCACTGTACCCTTGACGATGCTGTTCTTATCGTGAGTGGACACGTAGTTGCTGAACGGATCCCCTTCCAGCTGCTTGATGCCCATGGAAATACGCTCACGTTCGGTGTCGATCGACAAGACGACCGCCTCAACTTCATCGCCCTTCTTGTAGTTGCGAACAGCATCTTCGCCAGCCACATTCCAGGACAGGTCGGACAAGTGCACCAGACCATCGATACCGCCAGGCAGGCCGATGAACACGCCAAAGTCAGTGATCGACTTGATTGTGCCGCGCAGCTTGTCACCCTTCTTGAAGTTCTGGCTGAACTCTTCCCAAGGATTGGCTTGGCATTGCTTCATGCCCAGGCTGATACGACGACGATCTTCATCAATTTCGAGGATCATCACTTCGACCTCATCACCCAGTGCAACCACCTTCGATGGGTGGACGTTCTTGTTGGTCCAGTCCATTTCGGAAACGTGAACCAGACCTTCGATGCCTTGTTCGATTTCCACGAACGCACCGTAATCGGTCAGGTTGGTCACCTTGCCGAACAGGCGGGTGCCTTGCGGGTAGCGACGTGACAGACCCACCCACGGATCTTCGCCCAGCTGCTTCATGCCCAGGGATACACGGTTCTTCTCTTGATCGAACTTCAGAACCTTCGCTTCCACCTCATCACCCACAGCCAACACTTCGCTTGGGTGCTTGACACGACGCCAAGCCAGATCGGTAATGTGCAGCAGGCCATCGATGCCACCCAGGTCAACGAATGCACCGTAATCGGTGATGTTCTTGACG
This portion of the Chitinivorax tropicus genome encodes:
- a CDS encoding energy-coupling factor ABC transporter permease; this encodes MHFSALSFHSDYLMLINLLAIAVLVKAYRSAPWGVLGEGAKVNAWLGGSIIVAMLWVLRAVIQDGLSLHLLGATALTLMVGPWFAMLGLLIVILALGALGVLDWGCLGLHWLLLAVLPVCISQLLLVFSQRLPAHYFVYIFINAFVGAALSMLMVGLVTASLYQVLGIEPSGLRFGETMLYFVLLGWAEAFTTGIAMTLIVVYYPQWTVTFDDARYLRRRD
- a CDS encoding integration host factor subunit beta; its protein translation is MTKSELIARLAARYPQLVVKDAELAVKAILDAMATGLASGQRIEIRGFGSFDLNYRPPRVGRNPKSGDKVQVPEKYVPHFKAGKELRERVDSES
- a CDS encoding phytanoyl-CoA dioxygenase family protein, with product MLTTQQLSEFTTQGYLVLNAAASPAICQAMVELAKSELAQEVMPIEFEAETHYPGAPASLDVEGGRTARRLLQAYQRHHLFAEWAIGEVVAEPIRQLLGTDALLVQAHHNCMMTKQPRFSSETGWHRDIRYWHYPRPELISAWLALGDEREQNGCLLVMPGSHQLQLATDQLDERLFLRIDHPASDRLLKTVVPVELKRGDLLLFHSNLFHAAGRNQTQQVKYSLVFTYRAASNPPLPDTRSSRLMDIALSR
- the rpsA gene encoding 30S ribosomal protein S1, with translation MTTASMESFAALFEESLTRQEMRSGEVITAEVVGVDQNFVTVNAGLKSESLIPVEEFRNDRGEIEIKIGDFVTVAIDTLENGYGETKLSRDKAKRLAAWIELEEALEKGTVLSGVINGKVKGGLTVMVNSIRAFLPGSLVDVRPIKDTSPFEGKSIEFKVIKLDRKRNNVVVSRRAVLEASLGEERQKLLETLQEGAVVKGIVKNITDYGAFVDLGGIDGLLHITDLAWRRVKHPSEVLAVGDEVEAKVLKFDQEKNRVSLGMKQLGEDPWVGLSRRYPQGTRLFGKVTNLTDYGAFVEIEQGIEGLVHVSEMDWTNKNVHPSKVVALGDEVEVMILEIDEDRRRISLGMKQCQANPWEEFSQNFKKGDKLRGTIKSITDFGVFIGLPGGIDGLVHLSDLSWNVAGEDAVRNYKKGDEVEAVVLSIDTERERISMGIKQLEGDPFSNYVSTHDKNSIVKGTVKAIDAKGATVLLADDVEGYLRATEVSRDRVENIAAMLKEGDEVEAMIINIDRKNRSINLSIKAKDMADENEAMRSIQSDASAGTTNLGALLKAKLDNKSAE